Proteins encoded in a region of the Azospirillum sp. TSH58 genome:
- a CDS encoding endo-1,4-beta-xylanase: MAQTSPKTTSPKTFSFTRRDALRAAAAAAVLASCKAAAGPAVAEAASVAAVPNPTLRDACRAAGILHGAARDHLIEPEDPMLDTLMARECDVVTPENGGKWAVFQPQEGNFDWGRFDAGVELARRIGAKPNWHCALWQHMGMPDYMTLPASRQRALGIGESAYFSADGTLSEDNYWPRFTAMVAAVKQRYGDSFYRIDVMNEAFFWETERSHPQEQDRYGFRKGMWWVVAGGAKGPEWLDPFFHHIRKEFPSAKLVINEFGIEIDEGWQQRKRAYFQTWLTDAVKRGVPIDGVGLQSHLMAGKPYDREGMKGFLRAMDRLGLPIHVTEFDVNEKHLPRSWSRAEKDRAMAFLAGQYLGDIAGNARLAELCWWHLRSDLNYISREMPELKPHPSPYDAASRPLPLYEASVQALRGRNRSG, translated from the coding sequence ATGGCCCAGACCTCGCCAAAAACCACCTCGCCAAAAACCTTTTCCTTCACGCGCCGGGACGCGCTGCGCGCCGCCGCCGCCGCCGCGGTGCTGGCAAGCTGCAAGGCCGCCGCCGGACCCGCCGTCGCCGAGGCGGCGTCCGTTGCGGCGGTGCCCAATCCCACCCTGCGTGACGCCTGCCGGGCCGCCGGCATCCTCCACGGCGCCGCCCGCGACCATCTGATCGAGCCGGAAGACCCCATGCTCGACACGCTGATGGCGCGGGAATGCGACGTGGTGACGCCCGAGAACGGCGGCAAATGGGCCGTCTTCCAGCCGCAGGAGGGCAACTTCGACTGGGGCCGCTTCGACGCCGGGGTCGAGCTGGCCCGCCGCATCGGCGCCAAGCCCAACTGGCACTGCGCCCTGTGGCAGCACATGGGCATGCCCGACTACATGACGCTGCCGGCGAGCCGCCAGCGCGCGCTGGGCATCGGCGAGAGCGCCTATTTCTCGGCGGACGGCACGCTGTCCGAGGACAATTACTGGCCGCGCTTCACCGCCATGGTCGCGGCGGTCAAGCAGCGCTACGGCGACAGCTTCTACCGCATCGACGTGATGAACGAGGCCTTCTTCTGGGAGACCGAGCGCAGCCACCCGCAGGAGCAGGACCGCTACGGCTTCCGCAAGGGCATGTGGTGGGTGGTGGCCGGCGGCGCCAAGGGGCCGGAGTGGCTCGACCCCTTCTTCCATCACATCCGCAAGGAATTCCCCTCCGCCAAGCTGGTCATCAACGAGTTCGGTATCGAGATCGACGAGGGCTGGCAGCAGCGCAAGCGCGCCTACTTCCAGACCTGGCTGACCGACGCGGTCAAGCGCGGCGTGCCGATCGACGGGGTGGGGCTGCAAAGCCACCTGATGGCCGGCAAGCCCTACGACCGCGAGGGCATGAAGGGCTTCCTGCGGGCCATGGACCGGCTGGGCCTGCCCATCCACGTCACCGAGTTCGACGTGAACGAGAAGCATCTGCCGCGTTCCTGGTCGCGGGCGGAGAAGGACCGCGCCATGGCCTTCCTGGCCGGGCAGTATCTGGGCGACATCGCCGGCAACGCCCGGCTGGCCGAGCTGTGCTGGTGGCACCTGCGCTCCGACCTGAACTACATCTCCCGCGAGATGCCGGAGCTGAAGCCCCACCCGTCCCCCTACGACGCGGCGTCGCGCCCGCTGCCGCTGTACGAGGCGTCGGTGCAGGCGCTGCGCGGGCGCAACCGGTCGGGGTGA
- a CDS encoding bifunctional 2-polyprenyl-6-hydroxyphenol methylase/3-demethylubiquinol 3-O-methyltransferase UbiG produces MDTLTSDELVARYKRKFGLAPNYPLSETMVRQHWDLERQLARELLDSRREERWTVFERNYTTLYSACPWLNDAVDTAAQNDELDFRHFLTLLKGARDVYEVGSGKGRLLSYLARHGHRCVATEITRERGERWTDERSNVTWRCCDGVNLAEFEPRGHYDAVVSTHVIEHLHPEDVSVHLSNVHAILKPGGRYVLSMPHKHAGPMDLSEVFGLDEPICMHLREYTWSETERALREAGFTRMEAVYIAPMAVRKRLPIHGSGAGYLAYVKAVESFMGAMPLTLRRKLGKLGQLYLFRPEVFMVAHKSHEG; encoded by the coding sequence GTGGACACGTTGACGTCGGATGAGCTGGTCGCCCGCTACAAGCGGAAGTTCGGTCTGGCCCCGAACTACCCCCTCAGCGAAACCATGGTCCGCCAGCATTGGGACCTGGAACGCCAGCTCGCCCGCGAGCTGCTGGACTCCCGCCGCGAAGAGCGCTGGACGGTGTTCGAGCGGAACTACACCACCCTCTACAGCGCGTGCCCCTGGCTGAACGACGCGGTGGACACGGCGGCGCAGAACGACGAGCTGGACTTCCGCCATTTCCTGACGCTGCTCAAGGGCGCGCGGGACGTCTACGAGGTCGGGTCGGGCAAGGGCCGGCTGCTCAGCTATCTCGCCCGCCACGGCCACCGCTGCGTCGCCACCGAGATCACCCGCGAGCGCGGGGAGCGCTGGACGGACGAGCGCTCCAACGTGACGTGGCGCTGCTGCGACGGCGTCAACCTCGCCGAGTTCGAGCCGCGCGGCCATTACGACGCCGTCGTCTCCACCCACGTCATCGAGCATCTCCACCCCGAGGACGTGTCCGTGCACCTGTCCAACGTGCACGCCATCCTGAAGCCGGGCGGGCGCTACGTGCTCAGCATGCCGCACAAGCACGCCGGGCCGATGGACCTGTCGGAGGTCTTCGGGCTGGACGAGCCGATCTGCATGCATCTGCGCGAATACACCTGGAGCGAGACCGAGCGCGCGCTGCGCGAGGCCGGCTTCACCCGGATGGAGGCCGTCTACATCGCCCCGATGGCGGTCCGCAAGCGCCTGCCCATCCATGGCTCCGGTGCCGGCTATCTGGCTTATGTGAAGGCCGTGGAATCCTTCATGGGGGCGATGCCGTTAACCCTGCGGCGCAAGCTCGGCAAGCTCGGCCAGCTCTACCTGTTCCGCCCGGAGGTCTTCATGGTGGCTCACAAAAGTCACGAGGGCTGA
- a CDS encoding cellulase family glycosylhydrolase, translated as MATTTTGLVDTTFVVNASGQAAGGIWPQFRLLLDGVNLGQATVSSTSAGRYTFKAQVAPDQAHKVQIVYFNDGYVNGQDRNLLVKSLEVNGKPVASTSSLVSYDRSASDGKDVIPGQEGMWWDGSLDFALTKDYFPVPTPPAPAGNTQVILNLQGNAAAGVNAHFNLLIDGKKVGEGMAGASAKDYAFSINATADQAHKVQIQYDNDATVNGQDRNLLVNKITINGKSVMPTDSNVTYDKGALDGKDVVKGQSGMWWNGTLVVDADKSFFPGSSNPTNPTTPPAPTPTKPTLSVSDVSVTEPTGKTTGIAPGFLHTDGGQIMDSSGKAVKLTGVNWFGAEGYAFAPQGLWMDSYQSHMNQMKDLGFNTIRLPYSDAMLDNGRMPTGIDYSKNPDLRGKTSLEVFDKIIDYADKIGMKIILDHHRSGDGASANENGLWYTSQYPESKMIENWKMLATRYKGNDAVIGADLHNEPHNPATWGDGGPNDWARAAERIGNAIQSVNKDWLLIVEGIETYQNQWYWWGGNLLGEKNYEVKFNEPGKLVYSVHDYGPSLYMMDWFKAGNFPNNMPAKWDQMWGHFIQNDETPILVGEFGSRMETAIDKAWMPKLIQYMNGDWNGDGKIDLAAGQQGASWTYWAWSPGSGDTGGIMNDSWKVDYNKYNAIKPGLYSSTAASPVTTDAVFTVKLSQAYNQTVTVDYATADGTAKAGSDYLATSGKLTFAAGETTKTVAVKVLSDDVVEGVETFNLKLSNPTQATIADGTGIGTINPPGSAQALSADLLAHSLAQDTATVQSVGVQSALDLSSVDFSHMMTVDAVNLLLEHQAA; from the coding sequence ATGGCAACGACCACCACGGGTCTCGTCGACACGACCTTCGTCGTCAACGCCTCGGGGCAGGCTGCCGGCGGGATCTGGCCGCAGTTCCGGCTGCTCCTGGATGGTGTCAACCTCGGCCAGGCGACGGTCAGCTCGACCAGCGCCGGCCGTTACACCTTCAAGGCCCAGGTCGCACCGGATCAGGCGCACAAGGTTCAGATCGTCTACTTCAACGACGGCTATGTGAACGGGCAGGACCGCAACCTGCTCGTCAAGTCGCTGGAAGTGAACGGCAAGCCCGTCGCCTCCACCAGCTCGCTGGTCAGCTACGACCGCAGCGCCTCCGACGGCAAGGACGTGATTCCCGGCCAGGAAGGCATGTGGTGGGACGGTTCGCTCGATTTCGCCCTGACCAAGGACTATTTCCCGGTCCCGACGCCGCCGGCCCCCGCCGGCAACACCCAGGTCATCCTGAACCTGCAGGGCAACGCCGCCGCCGGCGTCAACGCGCATTTCAATCTGCTGATCGACGGCAAGAAGGTCGGTGAGGGCATGGCCGGCGCCTCGGCCAAGGACTACGCCTTCTCGATCAACGCCACGGCGGATCAGGCGCACAAGGTCCAGATCCAGTACGACAACGACGCCACGGTGAACGGCCAGGACCGCAACCTGCTGGTCAACAAGATCACCATCAACGGCAAGTCGGTCATGCCCACCGACAGCAACGTCACCTATGACAAGGGCGCGCTCGACGGCAAGGACGTGGTGAAGGGCCAGTCCGGCATGTGGTGGAACGGCACGCTGGTGGTCGACGCCGACAAGAGCTTCTTCCCCGGCTCCTCCAACCCGACCAACCCCACCACCCCGCCGGCCCCCACCCCGACCAAGCCGACCCTGTCGGTCAGCGACGTCTCGGTTACCGAGCCGACCGGCAAGACCACCGGCATCGCGCCGGGCTTCCTGCACACCGATGGCGGCCAGATCATGGACAGCAGCGGCAAGGCCGTGAAGCTGACCGGCGTGAACTGGTTCGGGGCCGAGGGCTACGCCTTCGCGCCGCAGGGGCTGTGGATGGACAGCTACCAGAGCCACATGAACCAGATGAAGGATCTGGGCTTCAACACCATCCGCCTGCCCTACTCCGACGCGATGCTCGACAACGGCCGCATGCCGACCGGCATCGACTATTCGAAGAACCCCGACCTGCGCGGCAAGACCTCGCTGGAGGTCTTCGACAAGATCATCGACTACGCCGACAAGATCGGCATGAAGATCATCCTCGACCACCACCGCTCCGGCGACGGCGCGTCGGCCAACGAGAACGGGCTCTGGTACACCAGCCAGTACCCGGAATCGAAGATGATCGAGAACTGGAAGATGCTGGCGACCCGTTACAAGGGCAACGACGCCGTCATCGGCGCCGACCTGCACAACGAGCCGCACAACCCGGCCACCTGGGGCGACGGCGGCCCGAACGACTGGGCCCGCGCCGCGGAGCGCATCGGCAACGCCATCCAGTCGGTCAACAAGGACTGGCTGCTGATCGTCGAGGGCATCGAGACCTATCAGAACCAGTGGTACTGGTGGGGCGGCAACCTGCTCGGCGAGAAGAACTACGAGGTCAAGTTCAACGAGCCCGGCAAGCTGGTCTACTCGGTCCACGACTACGGCCCGTCGCTCTACATGATGGACTGGTTCAAGGCCGGCAACTTCCCGAACAACATGCCGGCGAAGTGGGACCAGATGTGGGGCCACTTCATCCAGAACGACGAGACCCCGATCCTGGTCGGCGAGTTCGGCAGCCGCATGGAAACCGCCATCGACAAGGCGTGGATGCCCAAGCTGATCCAGTACATGAACGGCGACTGGAACGGTGACGGCAAGATCGACCTCGCCGCGGGCCAGCAGGGTGCGAGCTGGACCTACTGGGCCTGGAGCCCCGGTTCGGGCGACACCGGCGGCATCATGAACGACAGCTGGAAGGTGGACTACAACAAGTACAACGCCATCAAGCCCGGCCTGTACAGCAGCACCGCCGCCAGCCCGGTCACCACCGACGCCGTGTTCACGGTGAAGCTGTCCCAGGCCTACAACCAGACGGTGACGGTGGACTACGCCACGGCGGACGGCACGGCCAAGGCCGGTTCGGACTATCTGGCGACCAGCGGCAAGCTGACCTTCGCCGCCGGCGAGACCACCAAGACGGTCGCCGTCAAGGTGCTGAGCGACGACGTGGTCGAGGGCGTCGAGACCTTCAACCTGAAGCTCTCCAACCCGACGCAGGCGACCATCGCCGACGGGACCGGCATCGGCACCATCAACCCGCCGGGCTCCGCCCAGGCCCTGTCGGCGGACCTGCTGGCGCACAGCCTGGCCCAGGACACGGCGACGGTGCAGTCGGTGGGCGTGCAGTCCGCGCTCGACCTGTCGTCGGTCGACTTCTCGCACATGATGACGGTGGACGCCGTGAACCTGCTGCTCGAGCATCAGGCCGCGTAA